In Bacillus sp. SB49, a single window of DNA contains:
- a CDS encoding aspartate kinase, translating to MKVIKFGGSSVADAGQIKKVKGIIELDDSRRVVVVSAPGKRYKEDTKVTDLLIELGMALQAGVMKEDVYKTILDRFRSMTEELDLSISVMESVKEQIDNAVQMIQEEHSHGLDSLKACGEDGSARIISAYLEKSGLSASYVNPKDAGILVRDEPGGAIVLEESFDRLYELRSRNEILVIPGFFGFTPEGEIVTFSRGGSDITGSIVAAGLKAELYENFTDVDSVFCVNPMYVDKPKPLTSLTYREMRELSYAGFSVFHDEALIPAFKAKIPVCIKNTNNPSAPGTMIVAELPERESHVVGIASDDGFLNLYVSKYLMNREIGFGRKLLQILEDEEVSFEHAPSGIDDMSVVIREHHLPPEKEEVVVNRIKEELKVDTVLIEREMAMIMIVGEGMNQTVGIASQAASAFREAGVNIEMINQGSSEVAMMFGVKSSGLSDALQSLYHTFFE from the coding sequence ATGAAAGTTATTAAATTTGGTGGCAGCTCTGTAGCAGATGCGGGGCAAATCAAAAAAGTAAAAGGGATTATTGAATTGGATGACAGCCGGCGTGTTGTCGTTGTGTCGGCGCCTGGCAAGCGATATAAAGAGGATACAAAGGTAACCGATTTATTAATCGAGCTGGGAATGGCTTTACAGGCAGGAGTTATGAAAGAAGATGTATATAAAACAATTCTGGATCGTTTCCGGTCTATGACAGAAGAGCTCGACCTTTCGATAAGCGTGATGGAGTCTGTAAAAGAACAAATCGACAACGCCGTTCAGATGATACAAGAGGAGCACAGCCATGGGCTTGATTCCCTGAAAGCTTGTGGTGAAGACGGATCCGCACGTATCATCAGTGCTTATTTGGAGAAGTCAGGTCTGTCTGCTTCCTATGTAAATCCCAAAGACGCAGGTATTCTCGTCAGGGATGAGCCTGGAGGAGCCATCGTTTTAGAGGAAAGTTTCGATCGATTGTATGAATTAAGAAGTCGGAACGAAATTTTAGTCATACCCGGATTCTTTGGGTTTACACCGGAAGGAGAGATCGTAACTTTCTCCAGAGGAGGTTCGGATATAACCGGTTCCATTGTTGCTGCCGGGTTAAAAGCCGAGCTTTATGAGAACTTTACTGATGTTGATTCGGTATTTTGTGTTAATCCAATGTATGTGGACAAACCAAAGCCGTTGACATCCTTAACCTACAGGGAAATGAGAGAGCTGTCTTATGCAGGCTTTTCCGTCTTCCATGACGAAGCTCTCATACCGGCCTTTAAAGCGAAAATACCGGTATGCATAAAAAACACAAATAATCCTTCTGCTCCAGGGACGATGATCGTAGCAGAGCTGCCTGAGCGGGAAAGCCATGTCGTAGGAATTGCAAGTGATGACGGCTTTCTGAATTTATATGTCAGTAAATATTTGATGAACCGTGAGATCGGATTCGGTCGAAAACTACTTCAAATACTGGAAGATGAAGAGGTTTCCTTTGAGCACGCTCCTTCGGGAATCGATGACATGTCTGTTGTCATCAGGGAACATCACCTTCCACCAGAGAAGGAAGAAGTGGTGGTAAATCGGATCAAAGAAGAGTTGAAAGTTGACACGGTACTGATTGAACGAGAGATGGCTATGATTATGATTGTAGGGGAAGGGATGAACCAAACGGTCGGCATTGCCAGTCAAGCAGCATCTGCTTTCAGGGAGGCTGGTGTGAATATAGAAATGATTAATCAAGGATCATCCGAAGTAGCCATGATGTTCGGTGTGAAATCCTCCGGGCTTTCGGATGCTCTTCAATCCCTTTATCATACCTTCTTTGAATAA
- the spo0A gene encoding sporulation transcription factor Spo0A produces the protein MEKIQVCLADDNRELVKLLEDYFEDTHDIDVIGTSFNGKDCLQMVEEKNPDVLILDIIMPHLDGLAVLNKLRELDKQPEVIMLTAFGQEEVTKKAVELGAAYFMMKPFDLDHLGEQVRQIKHAGDPINRALGNTYTSTKSKKPDLDTSITHIIHEVGVPAHIKGYQYLREAITMVYRDLELLGSITKVLYPDIATKYNTTASRVERAIRHAIEVAWNRGNIDAISSLFGYTISNTKAKPTNSEFIAMVADRLRLEHKAS, from the coding sequence ATGGAAAAAATTCAAGTTTGTTTGGCTGATGATAATCGCGAGCTGGTGAAGCTTCTTGAGGATTATTTTGAGGACACGCACGATATCGATGTCATTGGGACGTCATTTAATGGTAAAGATTGTCTCCAAATGGTCGAAGAAAAGAATCCCGATGTGCTCATTCTCGACATCATCATGCCTCACTTGGACGGATTAGCGGTTTTGAATAAATTGAGAGAGCTGGACAAGCAGCCGGAAGTGATCATGTTAACAGCGTTCGGTCAGGAAGAAGTGACGAAAAAAGCGGTGGAATTAGGTGCTGCCTACTTCATGATGAAACCGTTCGACCTGGATCACCTGGGAGAGCAGGTCCGCCAGATCAAGCATGCCGGAGATCCGATAAATCGTGCACTTGGAAACACCTACACGTCTACGAAGTCCAAGAAACCAGACTTGGATACGAGCATTACGCATATCATTCACGAAGTCGGTGTCCCTGCGCATATTAAAGGGTATCAATATCTGCGGGAGGCCATCACGATGGTGTATCGCGATTTGGAACTGCTCGGCTCCATTACGAAAGTCCTTTATCCTGATATTGCAACGAAATACAACACGACGGCTTCCAGAGTGGAAAGGGCGATCCGTCATGCGATTGAAGTAGCCTGGAATCGTGGAAACATTGACGCGATCTCTTCCTTGTTCGGTTACACCATCTCCAATACGAAAGCAAAACCGACGAACTCAGAGTTCATCGCAATGGTAGCGGACAGGCTCCGCCTGGAGCATAAAGCAAGTTGA
- the spoIVB gene encoding SpoIVB peptidase: protein MNVRIMKYICGSVLLLFMLTLPLLTPVQQYLSIPTEMKVTTANSVSTPVWNDDSKALTAFSSTDDDEVFHEFAGIPLKKTSVQGMKDIRLVPGGQSVGVELHTKGVLVVGHHLVSGEGAEKASPGEEANIHVGDILLKGNGKDLHSMEQLSSIVKESGEKENAVDLTIKRGEETIQTSLTPAFNAQENEYQIGLYIRDSAAGIGTMTFYHPQSKKYGALGHVISDMDTKKPIEIHEGTIVKSQVTSIEKGSRGIPGEKRAKFSLKDDKLGNITKNTPFGIFGELEGDMENSAYPEGLPVGFAEEVKEGPAQIMTVLDGERMQTFDVEIVSNTPKKSAVTKGMIVKITDKELLKKTGGIVQGMSGSPIIQNGKIIGAVTHVFVNDPTSGYGVHIEWMLQEAGIDIYEEKGQKAS, encoded by the coding sequence GTGAATGTAAGGATAATGAAATATATATGTGGTTCTGTTCTCCTGCTGTTCATGCTCACGTTACCATTATTGACACCTGTTCAACAATATTTGTCCATCCCAACAGAAATGAAAGTGACGACTGCCAATTCTGTATCTACACCTGTTTGGAATGACGATTCCAAGGCACTTACGGCATTTTCATCTACTGATGATGACGAGGTGTTCCATGAGTTTGCAGGAATTCCTCTTAAGAAGACGAGCGTACAAGGGATGAAAGACATCCGGCTCGTACCGGGAGGACAGTCGGTAGGCGTCGAACTGCATACGAAAGGCGTCCTCGTAGTCGGCCACCATTTAGTTAGTGGTGAAGGAGCGGAAAAAGCCTCTCCTGGTGAAGAAGCGAATATCCATGTGGGGGATATTCTCCTTAAAGGTAATGGCAAGGACCTTCACAGCATGGAGCAGCTGTCCTCCATCGTCAAGGAGTCAGGAGAGAAAGAAAATGCTGTCGATCTTACGATTAAACGTGGAGAAGAAACGATTCAAACTTCGTTAACACCGGCGTTCAACGCGCAGGAAAACGAGTATCAGATCGGCCTGTATATTAGAGATTCCGCTGCAGGAATCGGAACGATGACATTTTACCATCCACAAAGTAAGAAATATGGAGCGCTCGGGCACGTGATCTCGGATATGGATACAAAAAAACCGATCGAGATTCATGAAGGTACTATAGTAAAATCCCAAGTAACTTCCATTGAAAAGGGAAGTCGGGGAATCCCGGGAGAAAAGCGGGCTAAGTTCTCATTGAAAGACGATAAGCTCGGAAATATTACCAAGAATACGCCGTTTGGTATATTCGGCGAACTAGAGGGCGATATGGAGAACAGCGCTTACCCTGAAGGCTTACCAGTCGGATTTGCGGAAGAGGTTAAAGAAGGACCCGCACAAATCATGACGGTGCTGGATGGAGAAAGAATGCAGACTTTCGATGTGGAAATCGTGAGCAACACGCCGAAGAAATCAGCCGTTACAAAAGGCATGATCGTCAAGATTACAGATAAAGAACTGTTGAAGAAAACCGGAGGAATTGTTCAAGGAATGAGTGGAAGTCCAATCATTCAGAATGGCAAAATTATCGGTGCCGTCACGCATGTTTTTGTCAACGATCCTACTAGTGGTTACGGTGTGCACATCGAATGGATGCTGCAAGAAGCGGGAATCGATATTTATGAAGAAAAAGGTCAAAAAGCAAGCTAA
- the recN gene encoding DNA repair protein RecN has protein sequence MLTELSIRDFAIIDQISITFKEGLTVLTGETGAGKSIIIDAIQLLSGGRGSVEFVRHGTKKAEIEGLFIVERDHPIYRTGEAFGVDIQDDGMVVLNRTITNQGKSICRVNGKLVTLGIMKEFGQALIDIHSQHETQSLMDPDRHIELLDVFAGEGIRPTLEEYQKVFDKYRTLRKRYKDLSQNEQEMAQRLDLLEFQLRELQEAEMEPKEDEELAEERKKLLNYEKIYQGIHDAYYSLYGEQRGLDWLSHAMTSLESTADVDENIAKISEELANSYYLIEEMTFQLSSQMAELEFDPERLNQMESRLNELNRLKKKYGGTVDDMLQYASKIEEEIDEIKNKDSHLSKMESDIYELGQDAVLEAKAIHDIRMEAASRLGEYIHEELRDLYLEKASFAVDVRMKEGKEQDPMFEGKPVQLMPNGTDIVKFLITTNPGEPLKELHKVASGGEMSRIMLALKRIFSRHQGVTSVIFDEVDTGVSGRVAQAIAEKIYGISEGSQVLCISHLPQVAAMADTHIRIEKRVDNDRTHTAASELTHEEQADEISRMITGAELTETTVEHAKELLVMADKHKRNK, from the coding sequence ATGTTAACGGAATTATCCATTCGTGATTTTGCAATTATCGATCAGATTTCCATTACATTTAAAGAAGGTTTGACCGTTTTAACTGGAGAGACCGGTGCCGGTAAGTCGATTATCATCGATGCTATTCAACTGCTGTCAGGCGGAAGAGGCTCTGTAGAGTTCGTCCGGCATGGAACGAAAAAGGCGGAAATAGAGGGTTTATTTATCGTGGAGCGCGACCACCCGATTTACCGTACAGGGGAAGCGTTTGGAGTGGACATTCAGGATGATGGAATGGTTGTCTTGAACAGGACGATTACAAATCAGGGAAAGAGCATATGTCGCGTAAACGGAAAGCTTGTTACACTTGGCATTATGAAGGAGTTTGGTCAGGCCCTCATTGATATACACAGCCAACATGAAACACAGTCATTGATGGACCCTGATCGACACATAGAGCTTCTCGATGTATTTGCCGGGGAAGGCATTCGTCCGACGCTTGAGGAGTATCAGAAGGTCTTTGATAAGTACAGGACATTGAGGAAACGGTATAAGGATTTGAGTCAGAATGAGCAGGAGATGGCGCAGCGGCTTGACCTTCTTGAATTTCAGCTTCGCGAACTTCAGGAAGCGGAGATGGAACCTAAAGAGGATGAAGAGCTGGCTGAGGAACGTAAGAAACTGCTTAATTATGAGAAGATTTATCAAGGCATTCATGATGCCTATTATTCCCTTTATGGTGAACAGCGGGGTCTCGATTGGCTTAGTCATGCGATGACTTCCTTGGAAAGCACGGCGGATGTCGATGAAAACATCGCAAAAATATCAGAGGAATTGGCTAATTCTTATTATTTAATCGAAGAAATGACCTTCCAGTTGAGCAGTCAAATGGCTGAACTGGAATTTGATCCTGAACGATTGAATCAAATGGAGTCAAGGTTGAATGAGCTCAACCGTTTGAAGAAAAAATATGGTGGTACAGTGGATGATATGCTTCAATACGCATCTAAGATTGAGGAAGAAATTGATGAGATTAAGAACAAAGACTCTCATTTAAGTAAGATGGAATCAGACATATATGAACTTGGTCAGGATGCCGTATTGGAAGCGAAAGCAATCCACGACATACGAATGGAAGCAGCTTCGCGTCTAGGGGAATACATTCATGAAGAGCTGCGCGATTTATATTTAGAGAAAGCATCTTTTGCGGTTGATGTCCGTATGAAGGAAGGAAAAGAACAGGATCCAATGTTTGAAGGTAAGCCGGTTCAGCTGATGCCAAACGGTACGGATATTGTGAAATTCCTCATTACCACAAATCCAGGAGAACCGCTTAAAGAATTACATAAAGTCGCTTCCGGTGGAGAAATGTCACGTATAATGCTTGCACTAAAGCGGATATTTTCCAGACACCAGGGAGTAACGAGCGTCATATTCGATGAAGTCGACACAGGTGTAAGCGGCAGAGTAGCTCAGGCGATTGCTGAGAAGATATACGGCATCTCCGAAGGATCCCAAGTGCTCTGCATCTCCCACCTGCCACAAGTAGCTGCAATGGCCGATACGCACATTAGGATTGAGAAGCGCGTGGATAATGATCGAACCCACACGGCTGCTTCGGAATTAACACACGAAGAGCAGGCGGATGAAATCTCACGAATGATTACCGGCGCAGAATTGACGGAAACGACAGTCGAGCATGCAAAAGAACTACTCGTTATGGCAGATAAACATAAACGTAATAAATAA
- the ahrC gene encoding transcriptional regulator AhrC/ArgR, producing the protein MNKGQRHIKIRELITNDDIETQDELVDRLKGMGYNVTQATVSRDIKELHLVKVPMMDGRYKYSLPADQRFNPLEKLKRLMMDAFVSIDRAGHFIILKTLPGNANAIGALVDNLDWDEIMGTICGDDTCLIICRSEKQTEAISEQLLNML; encoded by the coding sequence ATGAATAAAGGACAACGTCATATCAAAATCAGGGAATTGATTACAAACGACGATATTGAAACGCAGGATGAACTGGTGGATCGTTTAAAGGGAATGGGGTACAACGTCACACAAGCAACGGTATCCCGTGATATAAAAGAACTGCACCTTGTCAAAGTTCCTATGATGGATGGTCGTTATAAATACAGCCTGCCTGCCGATCAGCGGTTCAACCCGTTGGAAAAGCTGAAAAGACTTATGATGGATGCTTTCGTCAGTATTGACCGCGCAGGTCACTTCATCATTTTGAAGACTCTGCCCGGGAATGCGAATGCCATTGGCGCATTGGTGGATAATTTAGATTGGGACGAGATCATGGGCACGATATGCGGGGATGATACGTGTTTGATTATTTGTCGAAGTGAGAAGCAGACAGAGGCGATAAGCGAACAGCTGCTAAATATGCTATAA
- a CDS encoding TlyA family RNA methyltransferase, with translation MGRKVRLDVLLVEKGYVETREKAKRTIMAGLVFHEQNRLDKPGQKVEEDLELTVKGKAIPYVSRGGLKLEKALKVFDLSVRDKVMIDIGSSTGGFTDCGLQNGVKMSYAVDVGYNQLDWKLRNNDQVVVMERTNFRYMTSEDLSYGTPQFASIDVSFISLRIILPVLADILEKGGDVVALIKPQFEAGREQVGKKGIVRDPAIHGQVVETILDFATKYGYSVYGLTYSPITGGDGNIEFLVHLRLTEQGQAVINNNVDVQAVVKEAHDAHGKNA, from the coding sequence ATGGGCAGAAAAGTACGATTAGATGTTTTGTTAGTTGAAAAAGGCTACGTGGAGACGAGGGAGAAAGCCAAGCGCACCATCATGGCCGGTCTCGTCTTTCACGAGCAGAACCGTTTAGATAAGCCTGGCCAAAAGGTGGAGGAAGACCTGGAACTGACGGTTAAGGGAAAAGCCATTCCTTACGTAAGTCGTGGAGGACTGAAGCTGGAAAAAGCCTTGAAAGTGTTTGATTTGTCAGTTAGAGACAAAGTTATGATCGATATCGGCTCTTCCACCGGAGGATTTACCGATTGCGGTCTACAGAACGGTGTGAAAATGAGTTATGCCGTCGACGTCGGTTACAATCAGTTGGATTGGAAGCTTCGTAACAACGACCAGGTCGTTGTTATGGAACGAACCAACTTCCGTTACATGACGTCCGAGGACTTGTCCTACGGCACCCCTCAATTTGCTTCCATTGATGTATCATTCATATCCCTTCGAATCATCCTGCCGGTACTGGCGGATATTTTAGAAAAGGGCGGCGATGTCGTAGCTCTTATCAAACCCCAGTTTGAAGCAGGGAGAGAACAAGTAGGGAAAAAGGGCATCGTCAGAGATCCCGCCATTCATGGTCAAGTCGTTGAAACAATCCTTGATTTTGCTACAAAGTACGGATATTCTGTTTATGGACTCACGTATTCTCCGATCACCGGGGGAGACGGAAACATTGAATTTCTTGTTCATCTTCGTCTGACGGAGCAGGGGCAAGCGGTTATTAACAATAATGTCGATGTTCAGGCAGTTGTCAAGGAAGCGCATGATGCGCACGGCAAAAACGCATAA